The proteins below come from a single Microtus pennsylvanicus isolate mMicPen1 chromosome 13, mMicPen1.hap1, whole genome shotgun sequence genomic window:
- the C13H1orf50 gene encoding uncharacterized protein C1orf50 homolog, translating into MADPAAPGRLERGTGNLGVQEATGPGGALVELTPTPGGLALVSPYHTNRVGDPLDLVALAEQVQKADEFIRANATNKLTVIAEQIQHLQEQARKVLEDARRDADLHHVACNMVKKPGSIYYLYQRESGQQYFSIISPEEWGAGCPHGFLGAYKLQHDLSWTPYEDIEKQDAKIGMMDKLLNQPMALPPCTEPTFQGLTH; encoded by the exons ATGGCGGACCCGGCGGCTCCCGGCCGGCTGGAAAGAGGCACTGGAAATCTAGGGGTACAGGAGGCGACGGGGCCTGGAG GAGCCCTGGTGGAGCTCACCCCGACCCCCGGCGGCCTGGCTCTGGTGAGCCCCTACCACACCAACCGGGTCGGGGATCCCTTAGACCTCGTGGCGCTCGCCGAGCAGGTGCAAAAG GCTGATGAATTCATCCGAGCAAATGCTACTAACAAGCTGACAGTCATTGCTGAGCAAATCCAACACTTGCAAGAACAAGCTAGGAAG GTACTGGAAGATGCTCGCAGAGATGCTGACTTGCACCACGTAGCTTGTAATATGGTGAAAAAACCTGGCAGCATTTACTATCTTTACCAGCGGGAAAGTGGCCAGCAGTACTTTTCCATCATTTCTCCAGAG GAATGGGGAGCAGGCTGTCCACATGGCTTCCTTGGTGCCTACAAGCTGCAACATGACTTGTCGTGGACTCCATACGAAGACATTGAGAAGCAAGATGCTAAAATTGGCATGATGGACAAGCTGCTGAACCAGCCCATGGCCTTGCCCCCGTGCACCGAACCCACCTTCCAGGGACTAACTCACTGA